A part of Streptomyces sp. NBC_01210 genomic DNA contains:
- a CDS encoding DUF262 domain-containing protein — protein MGADEIRSQGFSLNELFRDVTYEIDYYQRDYTWGDEEVRTLLRDLCDSFKHWLGDSAYRRRPHTAPQYFLGPFVYHEPSKKRRFLVDGQQRFVTLHLLFLQLRLSAQEAGDTHTVDQLNRVITTDGKHFSVGITDHDPVLQAVSEGRKYEAGAGDSLSRRNLWARGQQIESQLAEELDAEKLHPFTEWLLTRVVLVGIRAAGPDHGYRMFETMNDRGARLTTVDLLKSHLLSNVGSAEDQLNTQWQEMLRELSTDRDDPQAASRFIKAYLLARCAREDCDEDRRQITTNLNVWVRHNAEYLGLTPGRPDHFLNFVQNLLKTARLYRPVLAATRTLKMDGDRLETVLFNERNGLGVQSVAVLAAIAPDDRPTDAKDKGRLVASYIDRWYALRILQDLPVQSADADALVHAELVPLLRGCRTVADVASTLGDLAQQNGNPVREAITLGLRGNNAHQIRYLLARATAYADEACKKPFDILAYLDRDQFHIEHLWANHHHRVAGDIPDPVVFRSRRNQLGGLGLLRGRENSSINDLPFRDKNRLYARNNVLLGVMAPEYDHRNPELRDFIKAHQLDKHMRAFGPSETMTTVIETRQELYLRLFECIWKPERLGLPVSAAVAPPQRDAGQPVARPRQAPPRRRAASGRRTDVARMIDAQVLIADTRIVLTYRATEHWATIDANGGIILAATGGTPYGRVDEAGAVARGTKTCQGMNEWHIEDENGVRVSLRTIRDRAAAAGAL, from the coding sequence GTGGGGGCGGACGAGATCAGGTCTCAGGGATTCAGCCTGAATGAGCTGTTCCGCGATGTGACGTACGAGATCGACTACTACCAGCGTGACTACACCTGGGGTGACGAAGAAGTCCGCACCCTGCTGCGGGACTTGTGTGATTCGTTCAAGCATTGGTTGGGCGACTCCGCGTACCGGCGCCGCCCCCACACCGCGCCGCAGTACTTCCTCGGCCCCTTCGTCTACCACGAGCCGTCGAAAAAGCGCCGCTTCCTCGTCGACGGTCAGCAGCGCTTCGTCACTTTGCACCTGCTCTTTTTGCAGCTGAGACTGTCGGCCCAGGAAGCCGGTGATACCCACACGGTCGACCAACTCAACCGTGTCATCACGACCGACGGGAAGCACTTCAGCGTCGGCATCACCGACCACGACCCCGTCCTGCAAGCCGTCAGCGAGGGCCGCAAATACGAGGCCGGCGCGGGGGACTCCCTCTCCCGCCGCAACCTGTGGGCACGCGGCCAGCAGATCGAATCCCAGCTCGCCGAGGAACTCGACGCCGAGAAACTCCACCCCTTCACCGAATGGCTCCTGACACGCGTGGTCCTGGTGGGCATCCGCGCGGCAGGCCCCGACCACGGCTACCGCATGTTCGAGACGATGAATGACCGCGGCGCCCGCCTCACTACCGTCGACCTCCTCAAGAGCCATCTGCTGTCCAACGTCGGCTCCGCTGAAGATCAGCTGAATACCCAGTGGCAGGAGATGCTGCGGGAACTCTCCACCGACCGCGATGACCCCCAGGCGGCATCCCGCTTCATCAAGGCATACCTCCTTGCCCGCTGCGCGCGCGAGGACTGCGACGAGGACCGCCGCCAGATCACCACCAACCTCAACGTGTGGGTACGCCACAACGCGGAGTACCTCGGCCTGACCCCGGGACGCCCCGACCACTTCCTCAACTTCGTGCAGAATCTACTGAAGACGGCCCGTCTGTACAGGCCCGTCCTCGCCGCCACCCGCACCCTGAAGATGGACGGCGACCGCCTGGAGACGGTGCTGTTCAACGAGCGCAACGGCCTCGGCGTCCAGTCCGTCGCCGTGCTCGCTGCCATCGCCCCCGACGACCGGCCCACCGACGCCAAGGACAAGGGCCGCCTTGTCGCCTCCTACATCGACCGCTGGTACGCCCTGCGGATCCTGCAGGATCTGCCCGTCCAGTCCGCCGACGCCGACGCCCTGGTCCACGCCGAGCTCGTCCCCCTCCTGCGCGGCTGCCGCACCGTCGCCGACGTCGCCTCCACACTGGGCGACCTCGCCCAGCAAAACGGGAACCCGGTGCGCGAAGCAATCACCCTGGGCCTGCGAGGCAACAACGCCCATCAGATCCGCTATCTCCTCGCTCGCGCCACCGCTTACGCCGACGAGGCCTGCAAAAAGCCCTTCGACATCCTCGCCTACCTCGACCGCGACCAGTTCCACATAGAACACCTGTGGGCCAACCACCACCATCGCGTCGCCGGTGACATCCCTGACCCGGTCGTCTTCCGCAGCCGCCGTAACCAACTCGGTGGCCTCGGCCTGCTGAGGGGCCGAGAGAACTCCAGCATCAATGACCTCCCCTTCCGCGACAAGAACCGCCTCTACGCCCGGAACAACGTCCTCCTGGGCGTCATGGCCCCTGAATACGATCACCGCAACCCTGAGCTGCGCGACTTCATCAAGGCACACCAACTCGACAAGCACATGCGGGCCTTCGGGCCGAGTGAGACCATGACCACGGTCATCGAGACCCGGCAGGAGCTGTATCTGCGCCTGTTCGAATGCATCTGGAAACCCGAACGCTTGGGGTTGCCCGTCTCTGCTGCCGTTGCACCTCCGCAACGCGATGCCGGCCAGCCGGTCGCCCGTCCGCGCCAGGCCCCTCCGCGGCGCAGAGCGGCTTCTGGTCGACGCACCGACGTGGCCAGGATGATCGACGCCCAAGTTCTGATAGCCGACACCCGGATCGTGCTCACCTACCGCGCCACCGAGCACTGGGCCACCATCGATGCGAACGGCGGCATCATCCTCGCTGCGACCGGAGGCACACCCTACGGCCGGGTCGACGAGGCCGGGGCCGTCGCCCGGGGCACCAAGACCTGCCAGGGCATGAACGAATGGCACATCGAAGACGAGAACGGAGTACGCGTCAGCCTGCGAACCATCCGTGACCGCGCGGCGGCGGCCGGCGCGCTGTAG